A part of Aegilops tauschii subsp. strangulata cultivar AL8/78 chromosome 2, Aet v6.0, whole genome shotgun sequence genomic DNA contains:
- the LOC109782047 gene encoding E3 ubiquitin-protein ligase RHA2A produces the protein MSYLLSYISKMLCIKTPSSEEAAAKQPAAGEECCVCLSRIRAGEATRRLPCEHAFHRDCVDRWLALCKRTCPLCRVYVADGNGRQAAAKHAGEGALADDLVIWFSTMLVPGF, from the coding sequence ATGAGCTACCTCCTCTCCTACATCTCCAAGATGCTCTGCATCAAGACGCCGTCgtcggaggaggcggcggcgaagCAGCCGGCGGCCGGCGAGGAGTGCTGCGTCTGCCTCTCGAGGATCCGCGCCGGCGAGGCCacgcggcggctcccgtgcgaGCACGCCTTCCACCGGGACTGCGTCGACCGGTGGCTCGCGCTCTGCAAGCGGACGTGCCCGCTCTGCCGGGTGTACGTCGCCGACGGCAACGGCAGGCAGGCCGCGGCCAAGCACGCCGGCGAGGGCGCCCTCGCCGACGACCTCGTGATCTGGTTCTCCACCATGCTCGTCCCAGGGTTCTGA
- the LOC109782048 gene encoding uncharacterized protein — protein sequence MDLNASPLPEDDDHEEPVELDFGQDDEDHVESAVEIMRREREERRRKLKRDQPDDGPRPRPQQVRNDHATQNKIGGYKRVKETPQGWMDCPASGQPIDKIIPSKVPLDETFNESVPPGKRYSSKQVVNKQRKAGRDIGLVIDLTNTSRYYSPAEWTKQGTKHVKIACRGRDAVPENEAVNTFVYEVLAFHERQKPSRNPKYVLVHCTHGHNRTGFMIVHYLMRTQLSSVTEALNIFAQRRPPGIYKTDYIQALYTFYHEIPESITCPPTPEWKRPSDLDLNGEAKQDDDDDNGEPAPSPDPVDDKAITNDDVLGDAVPFDQQDILRGICFKLLDFVPNGRANAQFPGSHPVSLNSENLQLLRQRYYYATWKADGTRYMMLIMRDGCFLIDRNFCFRRVQMRFPIRNVNDGFHNFTLIDGEMVVDAIPGGGLKRRYLAYDLMAINFSSKVKLPFSDRWKLLEDEIIRPRIYERKQFETGLKGNPSYRYDLELFSVRRKDFWLLSTVKKLLKEFIPALSHESDGLIFQGWDDPYVNRTHEGLLKWKYPEMNSVDFLFETGSENRQLIFLYERGKKKLMDGTRVVFADDVDPSSISGKIVECSWNKQEDCWFCMRIRADKSTPNDINTYRKVMRSITDNITEDKLLGEMSEISSLPMYADRKAHADRKAHAEKMAHQHRRRG from the exons ATGGATTTGAACGCATCCCCGTTGCCCGAGGACGATGACCATGAAGAGCCAGTTGAGCTTGATTTTGGACAGGACGATGAAGATCACGTCGAGTCTGCTGTTGAGATTATGAGGAGG GAACGAGAAGAACGACGCAGAAAGTTAAAGAGAGATCAACCAGATGATggaccaaggccaagaccacaacagGTTAGGAATGATCATGCAACCCAAAACAAGATTGGCGGATACAAACGAGTTAAAGAGACACCTCAGG GTTGGATGGATTGCCCTGCATCTGGTCAACCAATAGACAAAATCATACCCTCTAAAGTTCCGCTGGATGAAACATTCAATGAGTCGGTTCCTCCTGGAAAAAGATATTCTTCCAAACAAGTTGTTAATAAACAAAGAAAGGCTGGCAGGGAC ATAGGTTTGGTGATTGACTTGACAAATACCTCTCGGTACTATTCGCCAGCAGAGTGGACGAAGCAAGGTACTAAACATGTCAAG ATTGCTTGCAGGGGGAGAGATGCTGTACCAGAAAATGAAGCTGTTAACACGTTTGTGTATGAG GTGTTGGCGTTTCATGAGCGCCAGAAGCCATCAAGGAATCCCAAATACGTACTTGTTCACTGTACTCATGGGCATAACCGTACTGGCTTTATGATTGTTCATTACCTAATGCGCACACAACTGTCTAGTGTTACTGAG GCTTTAAATATATTTGCTCAAAGACGGCCTCCCGGAATATATAAAACCGACTACATTCAAGCACTGTATACATTTTATCATGAAATTCCTGAAAGTATCACATGTCCACCGACACCGGAATGGAAGAGGCCTTCTGATCTTGATTTGAATGGTGAAGCTAAGCAGGACGACGATGACGACAATGGCGAGCCTGCACCATCACCA GATCCTGTAGATGACAAGGCCATTACTAATGATGATGTCCTAGGGGATGCTGTACCTTTCGACCAGCAAGATATCTTGCGTGGCATATGTTTCAAATTGCTTGATTTTGTACCCAAT GGTAGAGCTAATGCTCAATTTCCAGGATCTCATCCAGTTTCCCTCAACAG TGAGAACCTGCAACTTCTGAGACAAAGATATTATTATGCTACGTGGAAAGCTGATGGAACACGATACATGATGCTTATAATGCGGGATGGCTGTTTCTTAATAGACCGAAACTTCTGCTTTAGAAGAGTTCAGATGCGTTTTCCTATTAGGAATGTTAACGAT GGTTTCCACAACTTTACATTGATCGATGGAGAAATGGTTGTAGACGCCATACCAGGTGGTGGATTGAAGCGGAGGTACTTAGCGTATGATCTAATGGCAATTAATTTCTCCTCCAAAGTCAAG TTGCCCTTTTCTGACAGGTGGAAGCTACTTGAGGATGAAATAATTCGTCCACGCATCTATGAGAGAAAGCAGTTTGAAACTGGTCTGAAAGGCAATCCATCATACAGATATGACCTGGAACTTTTTTCG GTAAGGAGAAAGGATTTTTGGCTGCTTTCCACGGTGAAGAAATTACTCAAGGAGTTTATTCCAGCACTTTCACATGAATCTGATGGGCTTATATTTCAG GGCTGGGATGATCCATACGTGAATCGTACACACGAAGGTCTTTTAAAATGGAAGTACCCAGAGATGAATTCAGTTGACTTTTTGTTTGAG ACTGGTAGTGAAAACCGTCAGCTTATTTTTCTGTACGAGAGAGGCAAAAAGAAACTTATGGATGGTACCCGGGTGGTATTTGCTG ATGATGTAGATCCATCTTCAATATCAGGGAAAATTGTTGAGTGCTCTTGGAATAAACAGGAGGACTGCTGGTTCTGCATGCGAATCCGAGCAGATAAGTCAACTCCTAATGATATCAATACTTACAGAAAG GTGATGAGGAGCATCACAGATAACATTACTGAAGACAAGCTCCTGGGCGAGATGAGTGAGATCAGTAGCCTTCCGATGTACGCCGACAGGAAGGCCCATGCTGACAGGAAAGCCCACGCCGAGAAGATGGCTCACCAGCACAGAAGGAGGGGATAA